The region TTGTCCATTGATTCCAAAAGAAAGATTAGCAGCTGTACCACATAGCCAGCTTTGTTTACCAATGAAACAAAAACAAGAAAAAAGGTAACCTGGAATTTTTCAGAAAGATGACAAAAGGAGTTAAAGTTATTTGAAAGCATTATATCTCTCGTTGATTATTGTTATCGTTGATCAGGTAACGAAATTATTGGTAAAGGGATTTGCTATTTCATTCTTAGGATTAAATTTTGAAGGAATGTACCTCGGACAGATGATACCTGTTTGGGGCGATTTTTTCAGGTTAACTTTCGTTGAAAATCCAGGTATGGCTTTTGGTTACGATCCTGGAGAAGGATTCAAATTAATAATATCAATTTTCTCTTTAATTGCCAGCATCGGTCTTGTTATTTATCTGTATGCAATAAGAGATAAGAGTTTAAGCTTACGAATTGCTATTGCCTGCATTCTTGGCGGAGCTGTTGGAAATCTGATAGACAGAACATTCTACGGAGTATTTTTTGATTATGCTCCGTTGTTCTACGGAAAGGTTGTGGATTTTTTTGATTTTGATTTCTTTAACTTCACTTTATTCGGAAGAAGTTATGACAGATGGCCTGTTTTTAATATAGCAGATGCAGCAGTAACAATCGGTGTTTTGATCCTGATACTGTTTTACAAAAAGCATAATGAAAAAGAAGAGGAATCTGAAAATAAAGTTGAAGTGTCTGGTATATCAGGAATAAATATCTCAGAAGAAGTATCTAAGCTGAGCAGTGATAATCCGCAGATGATAAATAGAGATAAGATAGATGAGCAAACTGATATCCGAAAAGAAATTTCTGATTGATGTTCCTGAAGGGAAAAGAAAAGAAAGAATAGATACATTTCTTACCCATCATATCGAAAATACTACTCGCTCTAAAATCCAGAAAGCAATTGAAGCAGGACTTGTAAAAGTTAATTGTATTGTTGTAAAATCAAATTATTGTGTTAAGCCATTCGATAAGATTGAAGCAATTCAAATAATTTCGCCAAGACCAGAAGATATTGAACCTGAGCAAATCCCCTTAGATATAGTTTTTGAAGATGATTATTTGATCATTGTAAATAAACCAACCGGAATGGTTGCTCATCCGGCTTATGCCAATTATACTGGAACACTTGTTAACGCACTTCTTCATCATACCAAATCTTTAAGTACAGTTAATGAAACAGGAAGACCTGGAATTGTTCATCGCATTGATAAAGATACAAGCGGTTTGCTTGTTGTAGCTAAAGATGATTACACTCACGCAATGCTTGCAAAACAATTTTCAAAGCACACGATTGAAAGAGAATATCACGCAATTTGCTGGGGAAAGTTCAAAGATAAAGAAGGAGAAATTGCAACTAAGATCGCTCGCAGTAAGAGTGACAGGAAAAAATTTACCGTAAGCGATAAAGAAGGAAAGGAAGCTGTTACTCTTTACAAAGTAATCGAGCAGTTTGAATTTACATCTTACATAAAATTGAATCTTAAAACCGGAAGAACACATCAGATAAGAGTTCATCTTTCAGGATTGGGAAAACCAATTTTTGGTGATCCAACTTATGGTGGAAATAAAATTCACGCCGGGTTTGAATCCCCAAAACTTAAAAACAGAATTGCAAATCTTTTAGAGATAATGCCAAGACAAGCTTTGCACGCTAAAACATTGGGTTTTATTCATCCGCACACAAATAAACTTGTAAGATTTGATTCCGAATTGCCGGAAGACTTTAAACTTCTTTTAGAGAAACTACGCAGTTAAGAGTATCATTGCGAGTAAGTCTTCACGCTAAGCAATCTACTGATTACTTAGGAGACCGTGTGTCAGTCTGAGATTATCAAAGACTGACATTTTAAAGTTGTGTAACAATTCTAAATGCTAAGTGTGACAATTATATGCCTGCAATTAACTCTCGCAATGACTGAAAATCTTAATTATATTTGCAAACCAATTATCAAACAATCAGCAAATAAAATGTTAAAACTTTACAACACGCTTACAAAAAAAGTAGAAGAGTTTATCCCAATTGATCCGAATGAAGTTAAGATTTATATGTGCGGACCAACTGTTTACGATTATTTTCATATCGGTAATGCTCGCTCTTTTGTTATGGCAGATATGGTGCGAAGATATCTTGAGTACAAGGGCTACAATGTAAAATTTGTAATGAACCTGACTGATGTTGATGATAAGATCATTAAAAAAGCCAATGAAGAAAAGCGAAGCACAGAAGCAGTTACTGAAGATTATATACAGGCGTTTTTTGATGATATTACAAAACTAAAGATCAGGAAAGCGACTGTTTATCCCAAAGCAACTAAGCATATGAATGAAATTATTGCAATGATTAAGCAGCTTGAGGATAAAAATTTTGCTTACAACAAAAACGGTAACATTTTTTACGATGTAAAGCATTTTAATAATTACGGTAAGTTAAGCGGAAAAAATATAGAGGAGCTTGAAGCAGGTTCACGAATCGAGGTTAATGAAGAAAAGAAAGATCCTTTGGATTTTGCATTGTGGAAAAAAGCAAAAGATGGCGAGCCGTACTGGGAAAGTCCGTGGGGAAAAGGAAGACCGGGCTGGCATATTGAATGCTCTGCAATGAGCTGTAAACATCTTGGGGAAACATTTGATATTCACGCCGGTGGTAATGATCTGATTTTCCCACATCATGAAAATGAAATTGCACAAAGTGAAGCCGCAAACGGAAAACCATTTGTAAAGTACTGGCTTCATTTTGGTTTTCTGAATATCAACGACGAGAAAATGTCTAAATCACTTGGCAATTTCTTTACTGCCAGAGAAGTGTTAAAAAAATTTTCTGCTGAAGCAATAAGAATGTTTTTTGCTCAGGCATATTATCGCGGACCATTAAACTTTACTGATGATCTTTTAACTGCTGCTGAGCGCGGTTTGGAGAAGATCACTAATCTTGTGGATAAAGTTAATGCTGAAATAAAAAAGAATACGGCAGGAATAAAACCCGATTACGATTTTGCCCCTTATTACAAGCGGTTTGAAGAAGCGATGGATGAAGATCTTAATACTTCGCAAGCTGTTGCGGTAATTTTTGATTTTGTAAAAGAAGTAAACCGAATAATTGCTTCCTCAGAAAGTGTAGATGTTAATTTTTATAATGATGTAAAAACTTTCTTAACAAAAACTGCAGAAAATGTTCTGGGCATTGTAGATTTTAATAAAACCACAGCAGGCGATGATAAACTTGCAAATGATTTAATTGAATTACTTATTACTCTTAGAATTGAAGCAAAGCAAAATAAAAACTACCAACTTTCAGATACAATTCGGGATAGACTTAAAGAGCTTGGCGTTGTTTTGCAGGATAGCAAAGAAGGCACCAGTTATAAGATTGGGAGATAGTCGTTTGTAAAAATTTTCATTGTAGATATAAATCTCACTCGATAAATCAGAAACATTAACCACTATTTATAATTTCTGCTGGTTTATTTCTTTTCAAAGAATATCATAAAATTACAAATCTATCTGCCCTCCACAGCTAATCAATTTTAGCTTATTGCATATATATCTGTAAATCCATCCGGTATTTGGTTTTTATCCAAAAGATTTCAAAATATTAGTTCTCATCATAGTTTACAATAAATAGTTATGTGAAAGAATTTTTTTAATACTCAATTCTTAAATCCTCGTCAACATAGACGGAAAAATATTATTAAAGATTGCTTAGTTTTGTAGTGTTATTAATTAAACTTATGGAGAAACAATGGGTTACGAATTATTAGATAAAATTAAAGCTAATGCAAAATCAAAAAGCAAAACTATTATCCTGCCGGAATCTCACGATGATCGTGTTCTTAAAGCCGCAGAAATTTTAACCAGGGAAAAGATCTGTAAAGTAATTACACTTGGCAATACTGCAAAAGTTAATGAAGATGCAAAAAGACTAGGCGTTGATTTAACCGGGGTAGAAGTAATTGATCATTTATCTCATCCAAGGTTTGCTGAGTTTGCAAATATTTATTACGAGTTAAGAAAGAAAAAAGGGATGACTCCTGAGCAGGCAAATGAAGTAATGAAACGCGATTTATTTTTTGCTGCAATGATGCTGCGTGAAGGTTTGGTAGATGGAAGTGTTGCTGGCTCGTTTGCATCTACTGCTGATGTTATGAAAGCAGGAATACAAATTGTTGGAATGCCGCAGGGAATTTCAATCGTATCAAGTTTCTTTTTAATGTTGTTTAAAGATAAAGCTTTTAGTTTTGCAGATTGTGCAGTTGTCCCAAATCCTGATTCACATCAGCTTGCAGATATTGCAATATCAACAGCAGATAATCATAAAAAATTAACCGGTGAGGAACCACTTGTTGCAATGTTATCATTTTCAACAAAAGGCAGTGCAAAACACGAACTAGCAGATAAAGTTATTCAGGCTACAGAAATTGTAAAAACAAAAAGAGCAGATCTTAATGTTGATGGTGAAATTCAGTTTGATGCCGCAATTGTAGAATCAATCGGAAAGAAAAAAGCACCGGATAGTAAAGTTGCAGGTGTAGCAAATGTACTCGTCTTCCCTGATCTTAATGCAGGAAACATCGGATATAAAATTGCACAGCGCTGGGGCGGAGCTGAAGCAGTTGGTCCAATGGTTCAGGGTTTACAAAAACCATTTTTTGATTTAAGCCGCGGCTGCAGCGTTGATGATATTGTAAATACAGCTTCGATAAATGTGTTGATGGCTTAATTCCTTAAAATTCGTCTTTGATTTATAAATATTTCTCAGACTGTTAATAAGTAAGAACTTTTGAAGTGTAAGAGAAATTATAATCCTTCGACTATACACAGGATGACACCGCTTTAATTAGTCACACTTAGCTTGCCGAAGTGTGACTTTATTTTGTTTAAGTTAGATAAATCAAAAAAATTCCCGGCAGCTTCGATACAACTTCACTAAGATCCAGATTACAGGTAAAGCTGCAGCTGCTAAAACTAAAAGTTACTTTCCTAAGTATCCTTTTTATAAGAATTTTTCATTATTTATCTGAATATCAGGCTTAATACTTCTTTCGATAATTAAACAAGAATAACTATTTTTGAGCAGCTAATAGTAATTATAAAAAATAAACAAACGAGTAGTAAAAATGGGATCTAAAATTATCTGGACAAAAATTGATGAAGCACCTGCATTAGCAACTTATTGTCTTCTGCCAATTGTAAAATCTTTTACCAAAGGTACAGGAATCGAGATTGAAGAAAAAGATATTTCACTTGCTGGAAGAATCATTGCAAACTTTTCTGACTATTTAACTGAAGAACAAAAAATACCTGATTACTTAACAGAGCTTGGTGAAATTGCAAAAACTTCTGACGCAAATATTATTAAGCTTCCGAATATCAGCGCATCAATTCCGCAATTAAAAGGAGCTATTAAAGAATTACAAAGTAAAGGATATAAAATTCCAGATTATCCCGAAGAGCCAAAAACAGAGGAAGAGAAAAAATTAAAAGATAGATTTGCAAAAGTTCTTGGATCTGCAGTTAATCCTGTATTAAGAGAAGGTAATTCTGATAGAAGAGCTGCAGCATCAGTCAAGAGATTTGCACAAAAACACCCGCATAAAATGATGAAACCCTGGGCTGAATCAGGTTCAAAAGCCCGTGTTGCATTTATGAAGCAAGGTGATTTTTATGGTTCCGAAACGTCAATTACACTTGCTGAAGATGATGTCGTAAAAATTGAATTTACAGACACTGATGGAAGCAAAGCAGTATTAAAAGAAAATCTTAAACTTAAAAACGGAGAAGTAATTGACTCCGCCGTAATGAATGTAAGAGAGTTAAGAAAATTTTATGCTGATACAATTGAAGAAGCAAAAAAAGACAGTGTTCTTTTATCACTGCATCTTAAAGCAACAATGATGAAAATATCCGATCCGATTATGTTTGGTCATGCAGTTTCTGTTTATTACAAAGATGCTCTTGAAAAACACTCAGATACTCTTAAAGAAATTGGAGCCAATGTTAATAATGGTCTGATGGATGTCTTAGAAAAACTTAAAAAACTTCCTGATGCAAAGCGAATTGAAATTGAAACTGATATTAATAAAGTTTATGAATATCAACCGGAACTTGCAATGGTTGATTCCAGAATAGGCAAAACAAATCTCCATGTTCCAAATGATGTAATTGTTGATGCCTCGATGCCTAATGTTGTGCGCGACGGCGGAAAGATGTGGAATAGAAAAGATGAATTACAGGATTGTATTGCAATGATACCTGACCGCTGTTATGCGACTATATATCAGACTATTATTGAAGATGCAAAAACAAAGGGTCAGTTTGATCCTGCAACTATGGGAGCTGTTTCTAATGTCGGATTGATGGCTCAAAAAGCTGAAGAATATGGATCCCACGATAAAACATTCGAGGCTAAAAGTAATGGTGTTATTCGAGTTGTTAATTCTGAAGAAAAAGTTTTACTTCAACAAAAGGTTGAAGGGGGCGATATTTTCAGAATGTGCCAAACCAAAGATGCAGCAATAAAAGATTGGGTTAAACTTGCAGTTAACCGGGCTAGAATTTCTAAAACTCCGGCAGTTTTTTGGCTTGATGAAAACCGGAGCCATGATAAAGAGATAATTGCCAAAGTAAAAAAATATTTACCGGAGTATGACACAACAGGATTGGAAATAAATATTCTTAAACCTGTTGATGCAATGAAATACACACTCGATAGAACAAGAAAAAATCTTGATACAATTTCTGTAACAGGTAATGTGCTTCGTGATTATTTAACAGACCTGTTCCCTATACTTGAGCTTGGCACAAGTGCAAGGATGTTATCAATTGTACCATTATTAAACGGGGGCGGATTATTTGAAACCGGCGCAGGCGGTTCTGCTCCAAAACATATTGAGCAATTAGTTAAAGAAAATCATTTAAGATGGGACTCACTGGGTGAGTATTGTGCATTAGTGCCTTCGCTTGAAATGATTGCTGATAAAACCAAGAATCAAAAAGCTGCTTTGCTTGCTGAAACACTTGACAATGCAATAGAAAAATATCTTGAAAATGGAAAAATGCCTGTAAGAAAAACCGGAGGAATTGATAACCGGGGAAGTTCATTTTATCTTGCATTCTATTGGGCAGAAGCATTGGCAGAACAAAACAAAGATATAGAATTGAAAAATCGATTTGCTAAGATTTACAAAGAAATAAAAACAAACGAAGAAAAAATTGCAAGTGATATGATTTCTGTTCAGGGGAAACAAGTTGATACCGGCGGTTATTATTTGTTAGATGATGAAAAAACATCCAAAATAATGAGACCTAGTGAAACATTTAACAGAATAATTGATGAAATGTAATCAGGATACTCTTGAAACAATTTCCTATTAAAAGATAAAATATTCAGCTCGTATTATTTTATGTAATCTAAAATAAATTCTATTATTTAAAATATATCAATCAAATTTAGATGGATAAATTCTTTTCAAAGCTTCCTTTTATTGATCAGTTACTAAAAGGAATCGGTCAGATAATGCTGCAGGAAAACCGATGGACCGGATTACTTTTTATTATTGGTTTGTTTATCGGAAGCTGGCAATATGCCGTTGCTGCTATTTTAGCTGCTGCCGCTGGAACGGCTGCTGCAAAATTATTAAAATACAATCAACAGGAAATTAATGCCGGGCTGTATGGTTTTAGTCCTGCATTAGTTGGTGTAGTGTTAGTTTTTCTATTTGATGATTTACTGATTATCTGGTCTTTAGTAATTATCGGTGGAATTTTGGCAGCAATGATCCAGCATTTCTTTTTCACCAAAAAAATTCCGGCTTACACTTTTCCATTTATATTGGTTGCCTGGGCATTCATATTTATTATTCGCCAATACACGGATATATCACCATCTGAGTTACTCCAAATAAAATTTGCACCTGCTCAACTTGATGTTTTCCTGGCACCAACAAATGGCTTCGGCGAAGTAATTTTTCAGGCAGGTGCATTATCAGGAATTATATTTTTCATTGCAGTCTTTATAAACAGTCCGGTTGCAGCATTATATAGTTTAGCGGCATCTCTTTTAGGAGCAATATTATCTCTTACAAATGGTCAACCGATAGAACAAATTAATCTGGGACTGTTTGGTTTTAATGCTGTATTAACTGCCATTGTTTTTGCTGGAACAAAAAAGGTTGATGGACTTTGGGTATTAGCTGGAGCAGTCATTACAATAGTT is a window of Ignavibacterium sp. DNA encoding:
- a CDS encoding RluA family pseudouridine synthase, with the translated sequence MSKLISEKKFLIDVPEGKRKERIDTFLTHHIENTTRSKIQKAIEAGLVKVNCIVVKSNYCVKPFDKIEAIQIISPRPEDIEPEQIPLDIVFEDDYLIIVNKPTGMVAHPAYANYTGTLVNALLHHTKSLSTVNETGRPGIVHRIDKDTSGLLVVAKDDYTHAMLAKQFSKHTIEREYHAICWGKFKDKEGEIATKIARSKSDRKKFTVSDKEGKEAVTLYKVIEQFEFTSYIKLNLKTGRTHQIRVHLSGLGKPIFGDPTYGGNKIHAGFESPKLKNRIANLLEIMPRQALHAKTLGFIHPHTNKLVRFDSELPEDFKLLLEKLRS
- a CDS encoding urea transporter, whose protein sequence is MDKFFSKLPFIDQLLKGIGQIMLQENRWTGLLFIIGLFIGSWQYAVAAILAAAAGTAAAKLLKYNQQEINAGLYGFSPALVGVVLVFLFDDLLIIWSLVIIGGILAAMIQHFFFTKKIPAYTFPFILVAWAFIFIIRQYTDISPSELLQIKFAPAQLDVFLAPTNGFGEVIFQAGALSGIIFFIAVFINSPVAALYSLAASLLGAILSLTNGQPIEQINLGLFGFNAVLTAIVFAGTKKVDGLWVLAGAVITIVIHNLLIDYHVLDVVGGVLTFPFVAGTWITLLIQKIFTKNK
- the lspA gene encoding signal peptidase II, encoding MKALYLSLIIVIVDQVTKLLVKGFAISFLGLNFEGMYLGQMIPVWGDFFRLTFVENPGMAFGYDPGEGFKLIISIFSLIASIGLVIYLYAIRDKSLSLRIAIACILGGAVGNLIDRTFYGVFFDYAPLFYGKVVDFFDFDFFNFTLFGRSYDRWPVFNIADAAVTIGVLILILFYKKHNEKEEESENKVEVSGISGINISEEVSKLSSDNPQMINRDKIDEQTDIRKEISD
- a CDS encoding NADP-dependent isocitrate dehydrogenase, producing MGSKIIWTKIDEAPALATYCLLPIVKSFTKGTGIEIEEKDISLAGRIIANFSDYLTEEQKIPDYLTELGEIAKTSDANIIKLPNISASIPQLKGAIKELQSKGYKIPDYPEEPKTEEEKKLKDRFAKVLGSAVNPVLREGNSDRRAAASVKRFAQKHPHKMMKPWAESGSKARVAFMKQGDFYGSETSITLAEDDVVKIEFTDTDGSKAVLKENLKLKNGEVIDSAVMNVRELRKFYADTIEEAKKDSVLLSLHLKATMMKISDPIMFGHAVSVYYKDALEKHSDTLKEIGANVNNGLMDVLEKLKKLPDAKRIEIETDINKVYEYQPELAMVDSRIGKTNLHVPNDVIVDASMPNVVRDGGKMWNRKDELQDCIAMIPDRCYATIYQTIIEDAKTKGQFDPATMGAVSNVGLMAQKAEEYGSHDKTFEAKSNGVIRVVNSEEKVLLQQKVEGGDIFRMCQTKDAAIKDWVKLAVNRARISKTPAVFWLDENRSHDKEIIAKVKKYLPEYDTTGLEINILKPVDAMKYTLDRTRKNLDTISVTGNVLRDYLTDLFPILELGTSARMLSIVPLLNGGGLFETGAGGSAPKHIEQLVKENHLRWDSLGEYCALVPSLEMIADKTKNQKAALLAETLDNAIEKYLENGKMPVRKTGGIDNRGSSFYLAFYWAEALAEQNKDIELKNRFAKIYKEIKTNEEKIASDMISVQGKQVDTGGYYLLDDEKTSKIMRPSETFNRIIDEM
- the pta gene encoding phosphate acetyltransferase, which codes for MGYELLDKIKANAKSKSKTIILPESHDDRVLKAAEILTREKICKVITLGNTAKVNEDAKRLGVDLTGVEVIDHLSHPRFAEFANIYYELRKKKGMTPEQANEVMKRDLFFAAMMLREGLVDGSVAGSFASTADVMKAGIQIVGMPQGISIVSSFFLMLFKDKAFSFADCAVVPNPDSHQLADIAISTADNHKKLTGEEPLVAMLSFSTKGSAKHELADKVIQATEIVKTKRADLNVDGEIQFDAAIVESIGKKKAPDSKVAGVANVLVFPDLNAGNIGYKIAQRWGGAEAVGPMVQGLQKPFFDLSRGCSVDDIVNTASINVLMA
- the cysS gene encoding cysteine--tRNA ligase, translating into MLKLYNTLTKKVEEFIPIDPNEVKIYMCGPTVYDYFHIGNARSFVMADMVRRYLEYKGYNVKFVMNLTDVDDKIIKKANEEKRSTEAVTEDYIQAFFDDITKLKIRKATVYPKATKHMNEIIAMIKQLEDKNFAYNKNGNIFYDVKHFNNYGKLSGKNIEELEAGSRIEVNEEKKDPLDFALWKKAKDGEPYWESPWGKGRPGWHIECSAMSCKHLGETFDIHAGGNDLIFPHHENEIAQSEAANGKPFVKYWLHFGFLNINDEKMSKSLGNFFTAREVLKKFSAEAIRMFFAQAYYRGPLNFTDDLLTAAERGLEKITNLVDKVNAEIKKNTAGIKPDYDFAPYYKRFEEAMDEDLNTSQAVAVIFDFVKEVNRIIASSESVDVNFYNDVKTFLTKTAENVLGIVDFNKTTAGDDKLANDLIELLITLRIEAKQNKNYQLSDTIRDRLKELGVVLQDSKEGTSYKIGR